The Haliaeetus albicilla chromosome 9, bHalAlb1.1, whole genome shotgun sequence genomic sequence TCTGCAAATGCCTGCTTCCAGGGATTTGTAccactgcattttttcctacttctaTAACTTGCATTTTGAagattgtttttaatgaaaatagcCATCCTCAGTCAAGTGAGAAAGGTATGTGAAACTGTGCTGAGCTCAGCTAAATTCTTGATGTTGCTCTCCAGACATGTGGAGGAGGCAGGTTTTTCCAAGAGCTTTTTTCCCTACTTTGAACTCCAGTCTAAgtaaggatttattttttttcttgaggggAGAAAATACCAACAAATGAGAACAATTAATTTCTGACTGTAATTTCTCTACCTGCAGTCTGTTATGAAGGAGGAGGGCAGTGCTGATGCAGCTTCTCATGCTGTTGTTCCCTTATTGCAATGGTGATAACTGCTTTTTCCCGTTCCTGTCTGCCAGCCAGCGTCTGCAGGGGAGTATCTTCCAGTACATCGTAACTTCATTTCAAATCCCATTTATCTATTGACCCAATTATTGGAACAATCTTTGGGGAATGatgatttcttattttttgtttttaatggggTTTGCCCACTGGGAAGTTAATCGTTGCTCATTCTCTTTAGGACACTAAAAGGCCACTGGACTGCTGCTTTGGAGAAGATGTAGTGAGTCAGTGGAGAGCAGGATGGGACTGGAATAGCAGACAGTATGTCTCAATCCAGAGATCTCAATGCACAGACACCAGTTTCTGGTGTTTTCAGAAGGGCTTGTGAATAATGAATCTGGCTTGGTATAGCTGTGGATCAACGGAGAAGACGCTGATGTGACTCGGGGCATCTTCATGGGATGTTCTGGAGGGGGGATAGATAGATGCTCTTTTCCCATGCTGGGTACAGGGGTGACCTTCCCAGGGACATATGTCTCCTTTGAATTCAAGGTTTCTAGAGCCAAGGATGATCtatctttgttattttttcctccccataAATGCTTGTTCTAAGGATCCAGGTCTTCTGATAAAGCCCAATTAACTTGTGGCTCTCCCTGAGCCCTTTTCATCTCGCTGCCTGTGGGAGGAAACCTGCTGCTGGGTGTCTGCTGCCTTGTCGCAGCAGCTCATAACAGGTGGCTGCTCTTGGAAAGTTCTTGCCCACCCCCCATCCCAGTAAAACTCTCCTTAAATAACCTTACATCAGCTGTAGCTGTTACCTCTTTGTGGGTGAAAATAGTGTGGTGGGGGGAGCCATGGTGGTTCTGTTTAGTTTTTGTTACCCTTCAATGTTTTTGAAGAGTGTTTATTTACTTAACTGTGGAAATGCCAGCTTGTTCCTATCCCATGGCTAAAATAACCCCCATTTAAAATACCTGCATTTGAAGCTGTTGTAGTTCttgacagccctgaaagcaaaTTTGCTTTAGAAAAGGCACTGATGTTCCAGCCACAGAAAAGTGGTTTTCAGTGGGAGTACTTGAATTTTTAGAGAGTCTCATTTCTAGAAGAGCAGCCATGCGAAGCTGCATGGTGTCTTGAAggggttttgcttttgcagtggCCTGAAGATGTGCTCCAGTACAGAGGTTGCAGCGTGCCCCCTTCTGCTGTCACTGCTAAAGCAAGGTAGGAAATGAGCTGCTTGCGTATCTGTCACTGGTGTTATATAATCCCATAATTATCCTTGTAAGTAACAgcttccagctcctctctcCAGCCTGGGTTAAGTGTCCCATAATTGCAGGATGTGCCGTGGGCATAGTTACAGGCGATGGATGGGAAATAGTTTTTAAAGACCTCTGAACATTTACTTCCTAAGGCCCAACTCTTAAAATgcttgagaaggggaaaaaaatcagttcctgTGGGAAGAAAGAGAtgttgggaattttttttttttttttttttttttttcagttttaccaTGGGTGTCACAATGTTTTCCATGTCACAGCTGTGTTTGGAAGAAGGGGACAAGAATGCACTTGCTTCTTAGGCATTAGTGCATGGCAGCTTTCTCTTGTAAGAGTAGCTAGAAGTATTAGTGTAAGGGACATGTGTtaacccccctttttttgttgaTCTGGATGAACTCTGCTCCGTGGCTGAGATGTTCTCCAGAGGGGAGCTCTGGAGATGTTCTCCAAAGGGGACCTGTCAGAAAGCTCTCATCTGCTCTTTCGAAACCCTCTGTTGAAACCAAGGTCCAAATGCTCGGAGGAGGGATTGAGATGTGATACAGAAAGTTCTGTGGCGTTCCTCTGTGCAAACTGCCCATCTGTCTCCTGCGTCCCATGAGCCAGCGGTTCTCTTCCAGGGATTTGGTGTGGGCTGGTGTCACTGGGTCCTTGTAAGGTTTTGTTTCTAAAGATAAAACTCTACCAGTTTCTCTACTTTTGAGAAACACAAAAGTAGGGGAGACGGAAAGAAACTAATTGGATCGTgatgttaaatttttttgtggTCTCTTCTGCAGTGATGAGTGGCTTTGACCAGCACTTTGATGCTGCCAGAGGTGAATTTTCACAAGgccaaaaatattaattttatggGTCTCTTAAAGCACATTTCATCTTCTGCAAGGGCGTTTCCTCATTTGAGGTGAAAGATGCATGCTTCCCCTGTCTTTTGGAGAGAGGAATGGGTTAAAAATGGTAAACCTGTGATATGTTTTGAGGCAGGCCAACCAGAACCAGGGCAGttctggtggggaggagggggaggctTGGACAATGGGCTGTTGCAGCGTGGTGCCTTTCCTTGCTCGGGCTTCCCAAGGTTTCCAAAGCAAGTGCTGTGGGTGGCGATCACTGGGGACCAGGTACCTTCCCCAAACCACCCTTGGGTGGGCACTTGGTGGTAGAAACAACTGTGGGAATAAAGGTGAAAGGAGGGAGAGTGTTGCAGGAGGAGGTGCTGAGGTTGGCCGTGACCTTCACAAACATCTCCAAAATGCCCTACCAAAACGTCGTGTTTCTTTTCCACTGCGGTAAAGGCTATAAGGGAGAGAGGCTGAGCAGCTCTGATCCCTTTGAAGTGTATGCTCCTGGTTTTCATGGGTTGGTCTGCATTGCCATAGCCGACTTGCACTGTATTAAGTGCCTCATCCCTGGCTCAAGCGTGCTTCAAACCTGTCTCCTAGCGATTTCTTTTACAGATGACTaagggggggaaataaaatgGCATTAAGAAAAGCCATTGGCTCCTTGCATGCGATGGGGCGGTGGGAGGAGCCTGTGTTACCTGCCAGTGCTGCCTGCACAAGGGTGCAGGACCGTGCTTTGCCCTGGGGATGAGGTACCCAGCATGGTGGTCCCAATGCCCAGCCACTGCTTCATGGTACGTCCCACCACTTGTTCCCATGATAGCAGAGCACACCCTGGGCACATTTATCCCTGCAGCATGCCGACGATGAAGGAGGTGCTATTCTGACTGTATGGATGGGAAATGTGGGCTCAGGGTGGTGTAATTTCTGCCTCAGAGAAGTGACCCAGGAGACACATAATGAATTGTTTATGCTGTTAACCATGAGTCCCTGATAACATGACATTACCCACGCCATCCCATCCTTCCTCCCAATGGCCTGTGCTGCTCTCATGCTTTCCATCACTCACCATCCCCTTTCTTCCCGCAGACCCCAACAGCGAGAGCCCAGGGTTCTCCAGTGACCTGGCGGGACCTGGTGCAGAGGATGCAACCACTGGAGTCCTATGTGGAGCAAACATGGCATATATTGTCACCTACAATTGCCACTGACTTCATCATGTAGTCAAAGGTCTGACCCAAATGCATTTAGATGGTGTGGGTTCCAGAAGTTGGGTAATGACAACACCATGGGGTCATTTTGGTGGAGCTGGGAAAGATCCTGTTCCCGTTATGCGTGGTACCAGCAGGAGGAGTTGAAATGTCACTGTTGCTAAAATGCCACCTGCAGACCAGTGGCACATGCAGTTGGTGCCACCACCAACAAACAAGGCGAGGTCTTActcaagacaaggacagggagcagTACGCAAGCCAGGCTTTCAAATTGGCCAAAGATGGATTTTGCTGTGGCTTAGAGTGGCTTTGCCCCAGAGAAATGGGAACCCTTTGCATGGGTTACTGGCTTTCTAAGAGTCCCCTTGTGTCCCAGGCTTTGGGATTGGGGCAGTAGATTGCATTTTATGGTGccaagcagaaatgaaataaaggtttttccttcttctggaaGACCTGAGCAGCTCTGGGGAGCTGCTGCGGCCTCTCAGATAAGAATGCTGGGGGTTGGAGGCTCAGCGACCACGTGACGGAGATAACACCGGGACCTGCTTGCTGGGACAAACAACTCGTTGGCTGATCCAGGTGCAGGTGAGTCCATCCGCTCCTTGTGGCAGCAGGCATTGGCCTGCAAAGGAGAGGGCAGCATGTGCCATGTTTCCCAAGCCTGTTGGGCTGTGCCACGTTTGCTTACGCATGGCTTTATAAAAAGGAGGTGCAGAAGctttctctgctccttcccaggGTTTGGTTCAATCTCTGTCCCCTGCACAGCCTTGGCTATGGCTGGCCTGAATGTctccattgcttttttttccctggttgTTGGGGTGTGCCAGGtgctcaggcagctttccaAGAGGCTTCTGTCTCCTGGAGCATACGGCTGCCTTGCCAGAGAATTTGCTGGCTCGTTACAGTTGTGCATGAGCTGCCTTGAGCTGAGGATGCTGTTGGAGATCGGTCTGTGGGGTGGTGGTTTTGGCCCAGATGTGGTCCTGactctgctcttcctcctcttcgTGGTTCATGGTGCCTCTTTTGATGGAGCATCCGCCAACCCAACCATCTCTCTCCAGGAGTTCCTGCTCCTTGAGTCCAACCTCACCGCAACTGCTGCCAAGCTGCTGGCCCAGGGTGTGGgcatggggatgggatgggctGTCACCAAGCTCTACTGGTCCTGGGAGCTGACGCATTTCCACCTCATCCAGAACCTGATAGCATCAGAGTGCAGCTCCTCCATCCATACCTCTCTGCACCATGCTGCCTTTGTGGAAGGCacctgctctttctttttccacctCGTCCTTCTCAAGTTGTGCCAGAGTCACCTGATGTACCGggtccctgccctggcagcgACTGTCACCTTCCTGACCTACACAGGTGAGCAGCacctgcctttctttttctaagaaattaagaaaaataccttATTTGTGGGGGAGGAACTGTCCCTCTTTCATCTTCCAAGACTTAAGAGATAATGATTACTAAGATATTTGTTTTCTACTTATTTGAGGGAATATTCATTTGGGGATGAAGACTGCAGTTTAGGATATCTAGGCAGCAGGTGAAATGTTGGCACACGAGAAGCCACGGCTTGCCCCAAGACTGGGAGCACTTTCTTTGAACGTCCCCTAATGCAACCCTTTGGTCCGGCACTGAGCTCTTCTTCCTGCAAAGCTCAGGGTGACAAGGGTGGGATTTCCCCTTGTGCTGCTATTACACAGTCCAAGAGATGCAGCTGCCAGAGccgggcagcagcagagatgctcctggcaggcaggaggggtCACGGGTCTCCTGGCCCAACTCTTTGTCAGTCTTTCAAAGGATGCAAGCGAGACTGATGGCCATGCTTCTCTTCCCATGCAGCTGTACCGTTCACGGGGGCCTTCTTTAAccctgctctggctgcagccACCACCTTCCACTGCTCGGGGAGTAGCTTTTGGGACTACATCCAGGTTTACTGGCTGGGTCCCCTTACAGGTGAGATCTGCCTAGGAGGTACCGGGAGGCAGGGGTTGGCATGGGGGGCAACGGGCAAGGCAGAAATGCTGGGTGTAACACAAACCATTCCTGGCAAAGGGCTAAACTTGTGTCTTGCCAGTGGCAAGTGTCCTTTTCTGTCCCCCTTCCCTGTTGCTTGAGTCATCCCTTTGCTATCcgattttttaatgcaatttctATGTGGGGCATAGGCAAAAACTCTTCCTGAGGCCAAAGTTTGGGGGAGATGAAGCAAAGATGTTTTAGGGCAACGATTATCTGACCTATGCTATTGAGGTTGTCCACAGCTTCAGGATGACCACGGGGAGTCGGATACATGCTGCCTAGAATGCAGAGAGCCTGGACAGAAGACTGCTGGTGTCGTTTACGGCCCTTTGGAGCCAAAAAAAGCCTTGCTATGAAATTAAGGACACAATGGTTAAATTCTCCTTAAAGTAATATAGCAAGGGTCTTTCAGATACTGTTAGTGGGGACTTCAGTGGTGCTGAGCTAGATTTTGGTCATGATGAAG encodes the following:
- the LOC104323185 gene encoding aquaporin-12 isoform X1, producing MCHVSQACWAVPRLLTHGFIKRRCRSFLCSFPGFGSISVPCTALAMAGLNVSIAFFSLVVGVCQVLRQLSKRLLSPGAYGCLAREFAGSLQLCMSCLELRMLLEIGLWGGGFGPDVVLTLLFLLFVVHGASFDGASANPTISLQEFLLLESNLTATAAKLLAQGVGMGMGWAVTKLYWSWELTHFHLIQNLIASECSSSIHTSLHHAAFVEGTCSFFFHLVLLKLCQSHLMYRVPALAATVTFLTYTAVPFTGAFFNPALAAATTFHCSGSSFWDYIQVYWLGPLTGMLAALLLYQGNIPRLFQKNLLYSQKSKYKIPKARMVAQVEGDKVQQKRKGEKSNSEPCA
- the LOC104323185 gene encoding aquaporin-12 isoform X2, yielding MGMGWAVTKLYWSWELTHFHLIQNLIASECSSSIHTSLHHAAFVEGTCSFFFHLVLLKLCQSHLMYRVPALAATVTFLTYTAVPFTGAFFNPALAAATTFHCSGSSFWDYIQVYWLGPLTGMLAALLLYQGNIPRLFQKNLLYSQKSKYKIPKARMVAQVEGDKVQQKRKGEKSNSEPCA